In one window of Tumebacillus algifaecis DNA:
- a CDS encoding amidohydrolase family protein, with product MFREKMDLRIKTMLLPFTELSFYWQDSINDLARGHSTIEYRNCLEKQVLPAVYPILNKTNRIYNLDEIKLLIRKFFPHEELQQLSCSGRFMSRFYFRYLAKLSQFLLTHRNGKVALKYWESEREADLLGPYKGSNKVALWSSMNRMFTTDILVVLYLLQNGMGEEQYLKSYHGSVNLADTQLEQILSKGVAETHLHLSAGENFNMNWQRLMSPESNHYDPTLDWLFGDEVMRKEGKLQKYVRAMAIIRILLAHHLSTSERRSQDERVLTLFHHYQQDSAKVASLSPIDILMRVYHGKRLEHSELDFDGMYQSLLIRYRLAPQDSCREEDWKRALAKQDVIHRLTNPSGEDGTVELVFLMKCMRYMMSSEPDDFFNQIFWQYLRVKNEIFQLHIQANSTRGLENFVSYFERATKQADVELSLHQQMENPYLRKLEVRIAPGGRDSDERNIKQAFAKKLKTLLKAYQENICSLYNRGQMIPEIGIVVHFIKKEDEHDIEKCWLDANPFTRQFGETDLHVDSAKLYFRNLQEKYMAEMRVVRDLREEIPGLSDYIVGIDAAGVEFATEPWVFAPVFREARNSDTHRSLHPSAPDKRVRNLGLTYHAGEDFRHLMTGVRRVHEVVQHFQFHAGDRIGHGIALGINPNLWMQRNQVVMLPRIEHLENLLWIWGLYKDGVAKEVDSTNLQQEILTLAKEIYVQMEGITVFSLWEAYQSKFRTFEMSNSLPGKREASRDTSRLFCHYINTNNIWTAERLTFAQHCKCYLHKMVEPIQVEVRREDLKMLKELQTLIRQKVSREGIVIETNPSSNTAIGEVENIFQHYILTLNQRGFQEQRNVEDGVMVTINSDDPIVFNTNINNEIAYLFYSLLEKGHAREDVLSWVDKVREIGVYSSFIESRGIPFQQRMEEISEILIQLESYC from the coding sequence ATGTTTAGGGAAAAAATGGACCTGCGAATCAAGACAATGCTCTTACCGTTTACTGAACTATCGTTTTATTGGCAGGATAGCATCAACGATTTGGCAAGAGGACATTCGACGATTGAATACCGCAATTGTCTGGAGAAACAGGTGTTACCAGCCGTTTATCCGATTCTTAACAAGACCAACCGAATTTACAACCTCGACGAGATCAAGCTGCTGATCCGTAAATTTTTCCCGCATGAGGAACTACAGCAACTCAGCTGTAGCGGTAGATTCATGTCACGCTTCTATTTCCGCTATCTGGCGAAGTTAAGCCAGTTTCTCTTGACTCATCGAAACGGCAAAGTTGCACTCAAGTATTGGGAGAGCGAGAGAGAGGCTGACTTGCTGGGACCGTATAAGGGAAGTAACAAGGTCGCGCTCTGGAGTTCTATGAACCGAATGTTCACCACGGATATTCTCGTGGTTTTGTATCTTCTACAAAACGGGATGGGCGAAGAGCAGTATCTGAAGAGCTATCATGGTTCGGTCAACCTGGCCGACACACAACTCGAACAGATTCTGAGCAAGGGCGTGGCGGAGACGCACTTGCATTTAAGCGCAGGTGAGAACTTTAACATGAATTGGCAACGGCTCATGTCACCAGAGTCCAATCATTACGATCCGACTTTGGATTGGTTGTTCGGGGACGAAGTCATGCGCAAGGAAGGTAAACTGCAAAAGTACGTACGGGCGATGGCAATCATTCGCATCCTGCTCGCTCATCATTTATCAACATCGGAACGGCGTTCCCAAGATGAGCGAGTGCTAACCTTGTTCCATCATTACCAACAAGACTCGGCCAAAGTCGCCAGCCTCTCTCCGATAGATATTCTCATGAGGGTTTATCATGGAAAGCGTCTGGAGCACTCAGAATTAGACTTTGACGGGATGTACCAATCCCTACTAATTCGATATCGCTTGGCTCCACAGGATTCCTGCCGTGAGGAAGATTGGAAAAGGGCGCTTGCCAAACAGGATGTCATTCATCGACTAACCAACCCTTCCGGCGAGGACGGCACGGTGGAACTCGTTTTCCTAATGAAGTGTATGCGCTATATGATGTCATCCGAGCCTGATGACTTTTTCAACCAGATTTTCTGGCAGTATTTACGTGTTAAAAATGAGATCTTCCAATTACACATTCAAGCAAATTCTACGCGAGGTTTGGAAAATTTCGTTTCCTATTTCGAAAGAGCTACCAAACAAGCGGATGTCGAATTGTCACTGCATCAGCAAATGGAGAACCCGTATTTGCGTAAACTGGAAGTCCGCATAGCTCCGGGGGGGCGGGACAGCGACGAGCGGAATATCAAGCAGGCTTTTGCCAAAAAGCTAAAAACACTCTTGAAGGCCTATCAGGAAAATATCTGCTCTCTGTATAACCGTGGGCAAATGATTCCGGAGATCGGCATCGTGGTACATTTCATCAAAAAAGAGGATGAGCATGATATCGAAAAATGCTGGCTCGATGCGAATCCCTTTACTCGGCAATTTGGTGAAACAGACCTCCATGTTGATTCCGCCAAGCTCTATTTTCGCAACTTACAAGAAAAATATATGGCGGAGATGAGAGTGGTGCGCGACCTACGTGAGGAGATTCCGGGCCTGTCTGATTATATCGTGGGCATCGATGCGGCAGGGGTGGAGTTTGCAACCGAGCCTTGGGTGTTCGCTCCAGTGTTTCGCGAGGCGCGTAACAGTGATACGCATCGGTCACTTCATCCGTCCGCACCGGACAAGCGGGTGCGCAACCTCGGATTAACGTATCATGCAGGGGAGGACTTCCGCCATTTGATGACTGGGGTTCGTAGGGTGCATGAAGTGGTGCAACATTTTCAGTTTCATGCGGGGGACCGCATTGGACACGGCATCGCCCTCGGGATTAACCCGAATCTGTGGATGCAGCGTAATCAGGTAGTCATGCTTCCGCGGATCGAACATCTGGAAAATTTGCTGTGGATCTGGGGGCTATACAAGGATGGGGTCGCTAAGGAAGTGGATTCTACGAACCTACAACAAGAGATCCTGACGTTGGCTAAGGAGATCTACGTGCAGATGGAAGGGATTACTGTTTTCTCCCTTTGGGAAGCGTACCAGAGCAAATTCAGAACTTTCGAGATGAGTAACTCGCTCCCTGGAAAGCGTGAAGCGAGTCGGGATACTTCGAGGCTTTTCTGCCACTACATAAACACGAATAACATTTGGACGGCTGAACGTTTGACCTTTGCGCAGCACTGTAAATGTTATCTCCACAAAATGGTGGAACCCATCCAAGTTGAGGTGCGGCGTGAAGATCTGAAAATGCTTAAGGAACTGCAGACGCTCATTCGGCAAAAGGTCAGTCGTGAAGGGATTGTCATCGAAACGAACCCGTCTTCCAACACAGCCATCGGCGAAGTCGAGAATATTTTTCAGCACTATATCCTTACATTGAACCAACGCGGATTTCAAGAGCAGCGGAACGTGGAGGACGGCGTGATGGTCACGATCAACTCAGATGATCCGATCGTCTTCAACACGAATATCAACAATGAGATAGCCTATTTGTTTTACTCCCTTTTGGAAAAGGGGCACGCAAGAGAAGACGTGCTCTCCTGGGTGGACAAAGTACGTGAGATAGGGGTTTACAGCAGTTTCATAGAGAGTCGAGGGATTCCGTTCCAACAACGAATGGAAGAAATATCAGAGATTTTGATTCAACTAGAATCATATTGTTAA
- a CDS encoding non-canonical purine NTP pyrophosphatase produces the protein MMLYFISGSKSKQKEMERLCVSHGIQMASTKVEINELQTKNLEELVRDKVKKAFDTLKRPLFVEHTMLQLELETGDMSHFPGALTSIIWEELGEVHFSELFGGKKAKATAMIGYCDGKKIYTFQESVCGSISPVPRGEGGFGWDRIFVPNGQARRQERTFAELELVGKKDEYSMRSAVLKKLGEHIKKEQVREQKQDFRELCKAIKDRRVILFAGAGVSMNLKLPSWGKLISTMAQVCFATEKCRVSRPFCA, from the coding sequence ATGATGCTGTACTTTATTTCGGGTAGCAAGAGCAAGCAAAAAGAGATGGAACGATTGTGCGTATCACACGGAATTCAAATGGCTTCGACAAAAGTGGAGATTAACGAATTACAGACCAAAAACCTTGAGGAATTGGTTAGGGACAAAGTGAAGAAAGCGTTTGACACGTTGAAGCGGCCGCTGTTTGTCGAACATACTATGCTTCAATTGGAATTGGAAACTGGGGACATGAGCCACTTTCCTGGTGCGCTAACGAGTATCATCTGGGAGGAGCTAGGGGAAGTCCATTTTTCCGAATTGTTTGGTGGCAAGAAAGCGAAGGCGACTGCGATGATTGGCTATTGCGATGGAAAGAAGATCTATACATTCCAAGAATCGGTCTGCGGCTCGATCTCTCCAGTACCTCGAGGAGAAGGTGGGTTCGGATGGGATAGGATATTCGTCCCAAATGGCCAAGCAAGGAGGCAAGAGAGGACTTTTGCTGAGTTAGAGTTGGTAGGTAAGAAGGACGAATACTCAATGAGAAGTGCAGTATTGAAAAAGCTAGGGGAACATATTAAAAAGGAGCAGGTGCGAGAGCAGAAACAGGATTTTCGGGAACTGTGTAAGGCCATCAAAGACAGGCGCGTTATTCTCTTTGCGGGTGCTGGTGTTTCCATGAATTTAAAACTCCCTTCTTGGGGGAAATTGATCTCAACTATGGCCCAAGTGTGTTTCGCAACTGAAAAGTGCAGAGTATCGCGGCCATTTTGTGCATAG
- the istB gene encoding IS21-like element helper ATPase IstB → MNRKMLAQACKTLHLAHVMNHYESVPFESRTDFLLAILQSEIQGRESSKMKRLMKRAGFPQLKTFEGYNFEEITFPNHCTEQSLRELNFLKHKENILMLGKVGTGKTHLAIALGVEACRQGLDVRFYRVSELVAKLQERHASGTLTRFQKELMKCDLLILDEVGFVPFHQTGAELLFHVISECYEQRSLIVTSNLEFGQWNSVFGDTRLTKALVDRLVHHAHILSFTGESYRLRHALSSINS, encoded by the coding sequence ATGAATCGAAAAATGTTGGCGCAGGCGTGCAAAACGCTCCATCTGGCACATGTAATGAACCACTACGAATCGGTTCCGTTCGAGAGTCGTACTGACTTCTTGCTGGCAATCCTGCAGTCAGAGATCCAAGGACGTGAGTCCAGTAAAATGAAGAGATTGATGAAGCGCGCCGGATTCCCTCAATTGAAAACGTTCGAAGGATACAACTTTGAGGAGATCACGTTTCCGAATCATTGCACGGAGCAGTCTCTACGTGAGCTTAACTTCCTGAAACATAAAGAGAACATCTTGATGTTGGGAAAGGTGGGAACTGGGAAAACCCATCTGGCAATTGCGTTAGGGGTGGAAGCCTGTCGGCAGGGGCTTGATGTGAGGTTTTATCGCGTCTCGGAGCTTGTCGCCAAATTGCAGGAAAGACATGCGAGCGGGACGCTGACGAGATTTCAAAAAGAACTGATGAAGTGCGATCTGTTGATTTTGGATGAGGTGGGCTTCGTGCCGTTTCACCAAACGGGTGCTGAACTTCTGTTTCACGTTATCTCGGAATGCTACGAGCAGCGAAGTCTCATAGTGACCTCCAATCTGGAGTTTGGGCAATGGAACAGCGTGTTTGGTGATACTAGATTAACGAAAGCGCTGGTGGATCGTTTAGTTCACCACGCGCACATCCTGAGTTTTACGGGCGAGAGTTATCGCTTGCGTCATGCTCTGTCGAGCATAAATTCATGA
- the istA gene encoding IS21 family transposase: MLKVPEQQYIKFLREHEGCSITEIAERMNLNWRTAKKYADKDDWNETVGKRFGRYPVLGPFLEIIDTWLLEDEALPRKQRHTARRIFNRLKAEYEFTGGERTVQEYVAKWRAAYAHDRAKSYERLEHPGGEAQVDFGTVQVAQNGRLVERKILTASFPFSNAAFAFPVPSENGECFLEALKRLFGQMGGVPRRIWFDNLAAAVASIEKNGERKQTDAFTRFCAHYCFEPVFCNVARGNEKGNVENKVGYGRRNWCVPIPVIQSLDELAVHLEMEALEDRQRIHYSKKEKVDDLWRQEQKMLYSLPLEPLEVFRLDTGRLNKFRELSFENIKYPLPQCKAEQRVLLKIKWDLIEVLDESYSKIFEFPRPYTDKTMEIEWRAVLDGLKRRPRSVRYSTFVSMMPETLKHFLREVESETCKARLSLVRRLLENYTMGEIAKGLHELMPWDSRVETALEHALYKQRYPEFHPEPFQEVHTPSKIQGYHPGDLANYNDLLGVTL; this comes from the coding sequence ATGTTGAAAGTGCCTGAACAACAGTATATCAAATTTTTGCGCGAACACGAAGGGTGTTCGATAACCGAAATTGCAGAACGAATGAACTTGAATTGGCGAACTGCCAAAAAATATGCGGACAAAGACGATTGGAACGAGACGGTGGGAAAACGATTCGGTCGTTACCCAGTTCTCGGTCCGTTTCTCGAAATCATAGATACGTGGCTATTGGAGGACGAGGCTCTTCCCCGCAAACAGCGCCACACCGCTCGGCGGATCTTTAACCGTCTCAAAGCGGAGTATGAATTTACTGGTGGCGAACGAACGGTACAGGAGTACGTGGCTAAATGGCGGGCGGCTTACGCCCATGACCGAGCGAAGAGCTACGAACGGCTGGAGCATCCAGGTGGCGAAGCCCAGGTAGACTTTGGAACCGTACAGGTTGCGCAGAACGGGAGGCTCGTGGAACGTAAGATTCTTACCGCGTCCTTCCCATTTAGCAATGCGGCCTTCGCTTTCCCCGTTCCATCTGAGAATGGCGAGTGCTTTCTCGAAGCCTTGAAGCGGCTGTTCGGACAAATGGGCGGAGTACCGCGACGCATCTGGTTCGATAACCTCGCGGCTGCGGTTGCATCTATCGAGAAAAACGGAGAACGAAAGCAAACTGATGCGTTCACAAGGTTCTGTGCTCATTACTGCTTCGAGCCTGTCTTTTGTAATGTGGCGAGAGGCAACGAGAAAGGCAATGTAGAGAACAAGGTTGGTTACGGAAGGCGGAACTGGTGTGTCCCGATCCCAGTCATTCAATCGCTCGATGAACTCGCAGTACATCTTGAAATGGAGGCACTGGAGGATCGTCAGCGCATTCACTATTCGAAGAAGGAGAAAGTGGACGATCTATGGCGACAGGAGCAGAAAATGCTCTATTCCCTGCCGCTTGAACCGCTAGAGGTATTTCGTTTGGATACAGGTCGATTGAACAAATTTCGTGAACTGTCGTTCGAGAACATCAAGTACCCACTCCCGCAATGCAAGGCAGAGCAGCGCGTGTTGCTCAAGATTAAGTGGGATCTGATCGAGGTATTGGACGAGTCGTACAGCAAAATCTTCGAGTTCCCTCGGCCTTATACGGACAAGACGATGGAGATCGAGTGGAGAGCTGTGTTAGATGGACTCAAGCGACGCCCTCGCTCCGTCAGATATTCGACTTTTGTGTCGATGATGCCAGAAACACTGAAACACTTCCTGAGGGAAGTTGAGTCGGAGACGTGCAAGGCACGCCTGTCCCTTGTGAGGCGTTTGTTGGAGAACTACACGATGGGGGAGATCGCTAAAGGCCTGCACGAACTCATGCCTTGGGATTCTCGCGTCGAAACAGCGTTGGAGCACGCTTTGTACAAACAACGATATCCCGAGTTTCATCCTGAACCGTTCCAAGAGGTACACACCCCATCGAAGATTCAAGGCTATCATCCAGGTGACTTGGCCAATTACAACGATCTGTTGGGGGTGACATTATGA
- a CDS encoding SIR2 family NAD-dependent protein deacylase produces the protein MLAEYYVLKKGKEELQNLLDVFRKPLEEMRAGEVHELLVQLQFPIIYTTNYDHLLEKAHEKFTGEKTPSIVTLNDMLKVGNNMKVQIVKFHGDLDDLDSVVLDETSYFERMDFEAALDIKMRADMLGRSVLFLGYSLGDFNVRYMMYKLHKLWDSAKDPLAKPKSYIFLTTPNPLLKEVLFEKRGITTFTSEVSDHGEGLKRFLQALLKGVNDLEPQ, from the coding sequence ATGTTGGCCGAATACTATGTACTGAAAAAGGGGAAGGAGGAGCTGCAAAATTTGTTGGATGTGTTCCGTAAACCCCTAGAGGAAATGAGGGCAGGAGAGGTTCATGAATTGCTAGTCCAACTGCAGTTCCCGATCATTTATACTACTAATTACGATCACCTGTTAGAAAAAGCTCATGAGAAGTTTACTGGTGAAAAAACTCCTTCCATTGTGACGCTTAATGATATGTTGAAGGTTGGCAACAACATGAAGGTGCAGATCGTCAAATTCCACGGTGATCTCGACGATTTGGATTCAGTCGTACTGGATGAGACCAGCTACTTCGAACGGATGGATTTTGAGGCTGCGTTGGATATCAAGATGCGTGCCGACATGTTGGGACGTTCTGTTCTGTTTCTCGGTTATAGTTTAGGCGATTTCAATGTCCGCTACATGATGTACAAGTTGCATAAGCTATGGGATTCCGCTAAAGACCCACTGGCCAAGCCGAAGTCCTATATCTTCCTGACTACGCCGAATCCGTTGCTCAAGGAAGTATTGTTTGAGAAGCGAGGGATCACGACATTTACATCGGAGGTTTCTGACCATGGGGAAGGTTTGAAGAGGTTCTTACAAGCGTTGCTTAAGGGGGTCAATGATCTCGAGCCGCAGTGA
- a CDS encoding DUF302 domain-containing protein encodes MFHYTVETTKTVDEAVQAIEASLKNHKFGVLWQLDLPAKLQEKGVEFTTPFRVLEVCNPVEAKRVLEQNLLVGYFLPCKIVIYQEGGTTKIGLPKPTSLMGVLQDPALERIAQGVEQTLIEAIEAAK; translated from the coding sequence ATGTTTCACTACACGGTAGAAACAACGAAAACAGTGGACGAAGCGGTACAAGCAATCGAAGCTAGTTTGAAAAACCACAAATTCGGTGTTCTTTGGCAACTAGATTTGCCAGCCAAACTTCAGGAAAAAGGCGTGGAATTCACCACGCCCTTCCGAGTCCTCGAAGTATGCAATCCAGTGGAGGCCAAGCGCGTTTTGGAGCAGAATCTGCTTGTGGGCTACTTCCTGCCGTGTAAGATCGTCATCTATCAGGAGGGCGGCACCACGAAAATCGGTTTGCCAAAACCAACTTCCCTGATGGGCGTGTTGCAAGACCCTGCGCTGGAGAGGATCGCTCAGGGCGTTGAACAGACGCTGATCGAAGCGATTGAAGCAGCAAAATAA
- a CDS encoding YmaF family protein — protein sequence MSIGKDDAVHGRVIGHTHGSVDYTGLADGHVHQCLDVTHPALPTPDGSHVHYTEGYVVFEDGHTHHYRAYSSTAIPVGNGRHVHYYDFYTTEDDGHRHHVQGVDMPAPGDR from the coding sequence ATGTCAATTGGCAAAGATGATGCTGTACATGGCCGGGTCATCGGACATACGCATGGTTCGGTAGATTATACAGGATTGGCGGATGGGCACGTCCATCAGTGTTTAGATGTGACGCACCCGGCGCTCCCAACGCCAGATGGTAGTCATGTGCATTACACGGAGGGGTATGTGGTGTTCGAAGATGGCCATACTCATCATTACCGTGCGTACTCCAGCACGGCCATTCCGGTTGGGAATGGCAGACATGTACATTATTACGATTTCTATACGACGGAAGATGACGGTCATCGCCATCATGTTCAAGGTGTGGATATGCCTGCTCCAGGCGACAGATAG
- a CDS encoding MFS transporter: MDSSSKQKSSLWSNKIFNKMFVSYTLSSVGDWFDMIAIMTLFSFVWKVEPLYVSLIPLMYAIPSIFLGQIAGVFVDRWNKVNLMIITDVIRAIFTVMLIFAPSTWWVLPLLFFRAAAGTFHAPAQQALVRHVVDKEHLLQASTLIGVVFQLAKVFGPLAGAALIAFGSIELCLIVNAVSYGISAILLLTVGKVKEQQDETEQDKEKQSFAASWKEGWSVVLTNRLLFSSTVFFLIGFAGLQIVDAQLGVLLREIDASRTELLGYMIATVAVGTLLVGATFGILKRTGISYGWLFGGASVLIGIAFYFMGSYEAGSSIAWLLVPSFIGGMGAGVAFMAYNYLRQVETPKEAMGRVTGITNSLTSVVVVVGPLGGSWLVTALGVFDAFIVAGYVVGAIGLFGILLQRLIWGAKQASGSDQDSTNRPAAV; the protein is encoded by the coding sequence ATGGATTCATCAAGCAAACAGAAGAGCTCACTCTGGAGCAACAAGATTTTTAACAAGATGTTCGTTTCTTACACCCTCTCCAGCGTCGGAGATTGGTTTGACATGATTGCCATCATGACTTTGTTCAGTTTTGTGTGGAAAGTGGAGCCGCTTTACGTTTCGCTCATTCCTTTGATGTACGCAATTCCGAGCATTTTCTTGGGGCAGATCGCTGGGGTGTTTGTGGACCGTTGGAACAAGGTCAATCTGATGATCATCACCGACGTCATCCGCGCCATCTTTACCGTAATGCTCATTTTTGCACCGAGCACCTGGTGGGTGTTGCCACTGCTGTTTTTCCGCGCCGCCGCAGGTACGTTTCACGCACCTGCTCAGCAAGCGCTCGTCCGCCACGTGGTGGACAAGGAACACCTGCTACAAGCTAGCACACTGATTGGTGTCGTCTTCCAGTTGGCCAAAGTGTTCGGACCTCTGGCTGGCGCGGCGTTGATCGCGTTCGGTTCGATTGAGCTCTGCTTGATCGTCAATGCGGTCAGCTATGGCATTTCGGCCATTTTGCTGCTGACGGTAGGCAAGGTCAAGGAACAGCAGGACGAGACGGAGCAGGACAAAGAGAAGCAAAGCTTCGCCGCTTCTTGGAAGGAAGGCTGGTCGGTCGTGTTGACCAATCGCCTCTTGTTCTCCAGTACCGTTTTCTTCTTGATCGGTTTCGCAGGTTTGCAGATCGTGGATGCGCAGCTCGGCGTTCTGTTGCGTGAAATTGACGCATCGCGCACCGAATTGCTCGGCTATATGATCGCGACGGTCGCTGTCGGCACGTTGTTGGTCGGTGCGACATTTGGCATTTTGAAGCGCACGGGGATCAGCTATGGCTGGCTGTTTGGCGGGGCGAGCGTGCTGATCGGGATCGCCTTCTACTTCATGGGCTCTTATGAAGCGGGAAGTTCGATCGCTTGGTTGCTCGTGCCTTCCTTTATCGGCGGCATGGGTGCAGGGGTTGCATTCATGGCCTACAACTATCTGCGGCAGGTTGAAACGCCCAAGGAAGCGATGGGGCGCGTGACGGGGATCACCAACTCGCTGACTAGCGTTGTGGTCGTGGTCGGGCCGCTTGGCGGCAGTTGGTTGGTGACCGCACTGGGCGTTTTCGATGCGTTTATCGTCGCCGGTTATGTGGTCGGTGCGATCGGTCTGTTCGGGATTCTGCTCCAACGCTTGATCTGGGGAGCGAAGCAGGCGTCAGGTAGCGATCAAGATTCTACCAACCGTCCGGCGGCCGTCTAA